The stretch of DNA ATTTTATTTAGTAAACAAATGCTTTGAGAAGATATACCTTCTCCATTACCTGTAAAACCAAGGCCCTCTTCTGTAGTAGCCTTAACGTTTATCTGATCTATATTAATTCTTAAAGCATCAGATATATTTTTTCTCATAGTCATTATATGAGGAGCCATTTTTGGTTTTTGTGCAATTATGGTTGAATCTATATTATTTATAGAGTAACCATTTACATTTAATAATTTTCCTACTTCTTTAAGAAGTTCTATACTAGAAATCCCCTTATATTTAGGATCAGTATCAGGAAAATGCTTTCCTATATCTCCAAGTGCAGATGCACCTAATAAAGAGTCCATTATAGCGTGAATAAGAACATCAGCGTCAGAATGCCCAAGTAGTCCCTTTTCATAAGGTATATTAACCCCACCTAATATTAAATCTCTTTCTTCTACTAAACGATGTACGTCATATCCTAAACCTATTCTCATACAATCACCCCTATGATAATATAATAAACTTATTTTATCACAAATCCTTATTATATATTAATAAATTTACCAAATAGTAATTATAATATTTTTTTAAATTGATAAATTTTAGATTCTTGGGTAGTTTCTTTTTTTAGAATATGGTAAAGTAATTGCTTTAGTTTAATACTAAACTTTGATAAAAAATGAAATTTGCTTGATGAGGTTCTTTTTTTTCTAAAAACAAAGTCAACATAGATAACTTTTTTATGCATAGAATCACCTCGTAAGATAGAATTGATAAGTTAAAATTTATAGAATATATATAACAAAAAAATACAATGTTTATGATATAATATATGTAAAAAAATAAGAAATGTTATTTGGAGGGTAATTGTGGTGAAAGAAAAAATTAGAAGGGGAACAGGATTAATTTTAATTTGTGTGGGGATTTTTCTTATAGGATTTACTTTATATAATAAAATAAATACTAGTAATAAGCAAAAAGAATTACAAAGAGTATTACAGGATGTAATAAAAGATGAAGGGTCAGAAGGTAAAGAACCAGTTACAGTTGATGGAGTTCAACCGATAGCGTTAATAGAAATACCATCTATTGGATTATCACAAGGTTTAGTAGAAGGAATAACAGATGATATTCTTCAATATTATTTAGGTCATTTTGAAGGAACTGCAAATCCGGGGGAAAAGGGAAATTTTGCAGTAGCAGGACATAGGGTTTCTAATTATTCAGAAGCGTTTATAAATTTATATAAGGCTAAAAAGGGAGACGAAATTATAGTGAAAAATAAAGGGAAAGAATTCACTTATAAAATAGAGGATAGTTTTGTTGTGTCTCCAGATGATGTTGATGTATTAGAAAATACTAAAGATGCAACTATAACTTTAGTTACATGTACAGTAGGAGCTAAAGAAAGATATATAGTGAAAGGGAGTTTAGTATCAACAAAAGATATTTAGTGCTTATGGAGGGATAAAATGAGCGGTTTTGAAAAAGATAAATATAAGTTTTCTTTACACACTCCACTTAGTATAATTAGGGAAGGTGATTCTGAGAAACGTAGGGAAGAGATAATGTTATTATCAGATGAGCTTGATAACTATCAGATTTTATTTAAAGATTTATTATCAGATGAACCTTCATATTCAACTAGAAATAAAATTTTAAATATTGCTTATTTTATAATAGAAGAAGTTGAAATATATGATCAATTAAAAGAAAAATATGATTTACCTATAGGAAAATTAATTAAAAGGACTCCTATAAATAGAGGTTTTTTAGAAACATGGAGAGATTATATAATAACATATGTAACTATTTTAGCTAATCCTAATTATAGTTATATACAAGAATGTTTGAAGATAGAAGAAAATGTGAATATACTTGGAGCAAGTGAGATACAGGAAGAAAAGAATTTAAAAAAAATAAAGGAATATAAAGGTATAGTTATATCGAAAAAGTTAAGATCTTATATTATCATTACCCATAAGGGTGAGTTTAAGAAGGTAAAAGTAAGAGAAGCATATGAAGTTGGGATGGAAGTAACAGGAGAAGTTAAAAAGAGTATCAAAAATTATAAGGTGCAAATAGCAATATTAATTACATTAATAGTACTAATGACTGGAATTATAGTATTTAAATATAAAAGTGTAGATAAAACTGTAATAATAGAAACTACTTCTTCATTAAAATTAGAAGTTAATTATTTTAATAAAATAATTAAAGTGTATAGTCCAACAGCTAAAGGTGAAGACATGCTTACTTCTATAGGTGTAGTAGATAAAGATATAGATGAAGGTATATATAGGATACTAAATTATGCATCACGAAATGAGATGATTCCAGAGGATGGGGTAACAATAGTTATAACTGGAAAGCCCATAGAGTATGGAGCTTTGCATAAATCAGAAAAGTTTATAAATGAAAGTGGAGTTTATGTAAGATATAATAATTCTGGTAATCAACATAATTTTAATCCTAAACAATAACGATACAGAAGGGGATAAAAATGTATAAGAATTCTAATGTAAATAAACCTATAATTATACATAGTGATAGAGGCGAAGCAGTAAGGTTAAATAAATATATAAGTGAAACGGGAATTTGTTCAAGGAGAGAAGCGGATAAATTAATAGAAGCAGGAAGAGTAACTATTGATGGTGAAAAGGCTGCTATGGGGACTAAGGTTTTTCCTAAGCAAAAAGTAAGAGTAGATGGAAAGCTAATTAGTAAGGAAGAAGACTTAGTTTATATTGCGTTAAATAAACCTGTTGGAATTACATGTACAACAGAAAAAAAGATAAAAGGAAATATAGTAGACTTTATAAATCACGAGAAAAGAATATTCCATATAGGTAGATTAGATAAAGATTCTCAAGGATTAATCTTATTAACTAATGATGGAGATATAGTTAATAAAATTTTAAGAGCAGGAAATAATCACGAAAAAGAATATATAGTAACTGTAGATAAACCAATAGATAATACATTTATAAATAGAATGGCTAATGGAGTTAAAATACTAGGTACTGTAACAAAAAAATGTACTGTTACTAAAGAAGGGGAGAGAACCTTCAGAATAATATTAACTCAAGGAATGAATAGACAGATAAGAAGAATGAGTTCGGCTCTAGGATATAATGTAGTGAAGTTAAAGAGAATAAGAATAATGAATATTAATTTAGGTAATCTTAAAATCGGAGAGTGGAGAGATCTTACAAGAGAAGAGCTAGAAGTTCTTAGTAAATCAATTCAAAATTCTATTAAGACTAAAGAAGAGTAATAAAAGATATATAAACAAGATTAGAGAATTTGTCGTTTTCTAGTCTTATTTTTTTATTATAAGAAATTTTATGTAGAGTATAATTTTAAGATATTTTACTGATACTAATAAAAAATTAAGGTTTTATTAGTAAGCTATATAAGTTATCCACAATAAATAAAGATGAGTTTAAATGTAGGTATTAACAGGGTTTAGACATATAAATCTATAAATTAAAATCGCTTGTCTAAGGCAAAAAATGGATTTTGTGCACATAATCCACATGGGGGTGTGGATAACTTGTGCAAAAAATGTTGATATCAACATTAATAATTATCAACATTCATGTAGATAATAAGAAAAAGAATATAAAATTTATTAGTAATTGTAGAAAAAGGAGGAACTATAAAGTGAAGGTATTCAGTAGGTTTGTGCTAAGTTTTATAGTCATTTTAGGACTTGTCCACATTTATCCACAAGCGTTGTTAATAAATTCAAAACATAATGTTGTCGAAAATATATGTGTTGTGGATAAGAAAATTATAAAGGATTACAAGTATTTGAAGGTTAATGTCAAAATACCTCAAATAACTTGTTTGAAGGATAAAGAGCAAGAAAAAGTTATTAACAACAAAATTTATGAATGGACTAATATGTGGATAATGGATGTGGAAAAGTTAGCAAAGGAGTATTTTGGTGCTCCTAAGGTTGAACAACCTACGTTTCCTTATGAACTGACATCAAATTACATAGTTAAAAATAGTAATGAGATATTAAGTCTATGTATAGATTATTATCAGTACACAGGAGGAGCTCATGGAATAACAACTAGAGTTCCATATAATATAGATATTAAAACAGGAAAGGAATTAATGTTAAAAGATTTATTCAAGGAAGGTTATGATTATAAGAGTATAATTAATAATAGTATAAATAATGAAATTGCAAAGAATCCAGATAATTATTTTCAAGGTAAAGAAGGCTTTAATGGAGTAAATGAAAAACAAACTTACTATTTAGAAGAAAATAATATTATTATCTATTTCCCATATTATGAAATAGCACCCTATGCATTTGGGATGCCTGAATTTAAAATACCTTTAAAAACCTTTGAAAACAATTTGGTATATGATAAAATTTGATTTAAATAAATTTGAATCAAGAGGTTAGGGCATGAGAGAAATACTAGATATTTTTAATGGGCAAAAGAATTTTTATAATTTAGGTAATGCAAGTGATATAGAGTTTAGAATAAATAATTTAAAAAAGCTTAAAGCAATTATAAAAGAAAATGAAGATAAAATAATAGAGTCTCTTAAAAAAGATTTAGGAAAGTCTTCATTTGAAAGTTACGCTACAGAGATTGGAATAGTTTATGATGAAATAAATCTTCATATTAAGAATATAAAAAGATGGTCTAAAAGAAGAAAATTAAGAACATCAATAATACATTATCCAGCTAAGAGTTACATATATAAGGAACCATATGGAGTAGTATTGATAATAGGTCCGTTTAATTATCCTTTTCAATTACTTATGGCACCATTAGTTGGAGCTATTTCAGCAGGTAATTGTGCTATATTAAAACCATCTGAACATACT from Clostridium chauvoei encodes:
- the ispF gene encoding 2-C-methyl-D-erythritol 2,4-cyclodiphosphate synthase, which gives rise to MRIGLGYDVHRLVEERDLILGGVNIPYEKGLLGHSDADVLIHAIMDSLLGASALGDIGKHFPDTDPKYKGISSIELLKEVGKLLNVNGYSINNIDSTIIAQKPKMAPHIMTMRKNISDALRINIDQINVKATTEEGLGFTGNGEGISSQSICLLNKIEK
- a CDS encoding class D sortase yields the protein MVKEKIRRGTGLILICVGIFLIGFTLYNKINTSNKQKELQRVLQDVIKDEGSEGKEPVTVDGVQPIALIEIPSIGLSQGLVEGITDDILQYYLGHFEGTANPGEKGNFAVAGHRVSNYSEAFINLYKAKKGDEIIVKNKGKEFTYKIEDSFVVSPDDVDVLENTKDATITLVTCTVGAKERYIVKGSLVSTKDI
- a CDS encoding anti-sigma factor domain-containing protein gives rise to the protein MSGFEKDKYKFSLHTPLSIIREGDSEKRREEIMLLSDELDNYQILFKDLLSDEPSYSTRNKILNIAYFIIEEVEIYDQLKEKYDLPIGKLIKRTPINRGFLETWRDYIITYVTILANPNYSYIQECLKIEENVNILGASEIQEEKNLKKIKEYKGIVISKKLRSYIIITHKGEFKKVKVREAYEVGMEVTGEVKKSIKNYKVQIAILITLIVLMTGIIVFKYKSVDKTVIIETTSSLKLEVNYFNKIIKVYSPTAKGEDMLTSIGVVDKDIDEGIYRILNYASRNEMIPEDGVTIVITGKPIEYGALHKSEKFINESGVYVRYNNSGNQHNFNPKQ
- a CDS encoding DUF3298 and DUF4163 domain-containing protein yields the protein MKVFSRFVLSFIVILGLVHIYPQALLINSKHNVVENICVVDKKIIKDYKYLKVNVKIPQITCLKDKEQEKVINNKIYEWTNMWIMDVEKLAKEYFGAPKVEQPTFPYELTSNYIVKNSNEILSLCIDYYQYTGGAHGITTRVPYNIDIKTGKELMLKDLFKEGYDYKSIINNSINNEIAKNPDNYFQGKEGFNGVNEKQTYYLEENNIIIYFPYYEIAPYAFGMPEFKIPLKTFENNLVYDKI
- the rluF gene encoding 23S rRNA pseudouridine(2604) synthase RluF, which translates into the protein MYKNSNVNKPIIIHSDRGEAVRLNKYISETGICSRREADKLIEAGRVTIDGEKAAMGTKVFPKQKVRVDGKLISKEEDLVYIALNKPVGITCTTEKKIKGNIVDFINHEKRIFHIGRLDKDSQGLILLTNDGDIVNKILRAGNNHEKEYIVTVDKPIDNTFINRMANGVKILGTVTKKCTVTKEGERTFRIILTQGMNRQIRRMSSALGYNVVKLKRIRIMNINLGNLKIGEWRDLTREELEVLSKSIQNSIKTKEE